Proteins encoded by one window of Silvibacterium dinghuense:
- a CDS encoding ExbD/TolR family protein codes for MAFTSNNGRTQTSLSEINITPLVDVVLVLLVIFMLTAPVLQSGIEVNVPKTKTVKEITEQRVVVTINRDSEIFYQDKPINLNDLTSRLLSSGKDPAHQVIYLEADEKVPFGAFASVMDAVKQAGITNISIVTQPMQNGRAR; via the coding sequence GTGGCCTTCACCAGTAACAACGGGCGGACTCAGACCTCGCTGTCGGAAATCAATATCACGCCGCTGGTCGACGTGGTGCTGGTGCTGCTCGTCATCTTCATGCTGACGGCTCCGGTGTTGCAGTCGGGGATCGAGGTCAATGTCCCGAAAACCAAGACAGTGAAGGAGATCACCGAGCAGCGCGTGGTCGTCACGATCAACCGCGACTCGGAGATCTTCTATCAGGACAAGCCGATTAACCTGAACGATCTCACCAGCAGGCTGCTGAGCTCGGGCAAGGACCCCGCACACCAGGTGATTTATCTCGAGGCGGATGAGAAAGTGCCCTTCGGTGCGTTTGCCTCGGTGATGGATGCGGTCAAACAGGCCGGCATCACCAATATCAGCATTGTCACCCAGCCCATGCAGAACGGCCGAGCACGGTAG
- a CDS encoding MotA/TolQ/ExbB proton channel family protein has protein sequence MTPLFATVAFFLLQSDADAGAPPVTNSGSAILEMLRNSGPLALAVLGILLIASIWSWAIILGKWSSFRRAATQSRKFLRAFRKATRLQEIATVSEQFKPSPLVGVFDEVYETYKRQTGGYGAPRNITALERAAQTASSESLTTLESRLTWLATIASISPFVGLFGTVMGIVEAFHGLGQAGTATLRAVAPGVSEALITTAAGLLVAVPAVVAYNQFTARCRDFAARNDDFARELLNSMEEVSLRPGQDPVEREAARGLHQ, from the coding sequence ATGACACCCCTGTTTGCGACAGTAGCCTTCTTCCTTCTTCAATCCGACGCCGATGCCGGCGCGCCTCCGGTTACCAATAGCGGAAGCGCCATCCTCGAGATGCTCCGCAATAGCGGCCCGCTCGCTCTTGCCGTGCTCGGAATTTTGCTCATTGCCAGTATCTGGTCGTGGGCCATCATCCTCGGCAAGTGGAGCAGCTTCCGCCGTGCCGCGACGCAAAGCCGCAAATTCCTGCGTGCTTTCCGCAAAGCGACGCGCCTGCAGGAAATTGCCACGGTGAGTGAACAATTCAAGCCCAGTCCGCTGGTCGGCGTCTTCGACGAGGTCTATGAGACCTACAAGCGCCAGACAGGCGGCTATGGCGCTCCGCGGAATATCACCGCGCTTGAGCGTGCTGCGCAGACCGCTTCGAGTGAATCGCTGACGACGCTGGAGAGCCGGCTGACATGGCTGGCCACGATTGCGTCGATCTCGCCGTTCGTCGGATTGTTCGGCACCGTGATGGGCATCGTCGAGGCCTTCCACGGTCTTGGCCAGGCGGGAACGGCCACACTGCGTGCCGTCGCGCCGGGTGTCTCGGAAGCGCTGATCACAACCGCTGCGGGCCTGCTGGTCGCAGTGCCGGCTGTGGTGGCCTACAACCAGTTCACGGCACGCTGCCGTGACTTCGCTGCGCGCAACGACGACTTTGCGCGTGAACTGCTGAACAGCATGGAAGAGGTTTCGCTCCGGCCTGGGCAGGATCCTGTCGAGAGGGAGGCCGCGCGTGGCCTTCACCAGTAA
- the recN gene encoding DNA repair protein RecN: MLLELRAENYAVIDHAVAVFGPGLNLLTGETGAGKSILVDALALLLGSKASSDVVRHGADRAVVSCVFESTPAAEAVLDANGLDAEGTEIILRREILESGKARVYVNNQPATVAVLRQLAPELALVHAQNETMGAFDQLQQRLLLDRFGVLSTDAVTTAYARWKQTLEKLEELERDEQDRLKMLDLWSFQHREIEGIKPEPGEDEALETERRVLSNAEKLYAASMSAYDLLYDGTGSAEATLRAALKQVEELSRYDTKFTEAVQQLTSTLAVVEDVGATVRDYAEGIQASPDRLAEIEDRLAALGRLKRKYGATLAEVIAYGEEVRRRLDEIENRDEMLKSLREELAGEAAAYRKAAAALHQERAAAAKQLEKLAEAQINDLAMRVRFSIAVTANENEPAWSAHGWDTVEYRIATNAGEPLKPLEEIASGGEMSRVLLALKVSVEEGAARGKKKTQVPRTLVFDEIDIGIGGRAAEAVGQKLKALSRAQQVLCVTHLPQIAAFADQHFLIEKNEKQGRTRTSVRLIGDKERTEEIARMLSGAKLTDTSIRHAEQMLKASRD, encoded by the coding sequence ATGCTGCTGGAATTGCGCGCGGAAAACTATGCGGTGATCGATCATGCGGTCGCCGTCTTCGGGCCGGGCTTGAACCTGCTGACAGGCGAAACAGGCGCCGGAAAATCCATCCTTGTCGATGCCCTGGCGCTGCTGCTCGGCAGCAAAGCGTCGAGCGATGTCGTTCGCCACGGCGCGGACCGGGCAGTCGTCTCCTGTGTCTTCGAAAGCACACCCGCCGCCGAGGCCGTCCTCGATGCCAACGGCCTTGACGCCGAAGGCACGGAAATTATCCTGCGCCGTGAAATCCTCGAAAGCGGGAAGGCGCGCGTCTACGTCAACAATCAGCCGGCAACCGTCGCTGTCCTCCGGCAGCTGGCACCGGAACTCGCGCTCGTCCATGCGCAAAACGAGACCATGGGCGCCTTCGACCAGCTGCAGCAGCGCCTGCTCCTCGACCGTTTTGGCGTCCTCAGTACCGATGCCGTCACAACCGCCTATGCGCGCTGGAAACAAACGCTCGAGAAGCTCGAAGAACTCGAACGCGACGAGCAGGACCGCCTCAAGATGCTCGACCTGTGGAGCTTTCAGCATCGCGAAATTGAAGGCATAAAGCCCGAACCTGGCGAAGACGAAGCCCTCGAGACCGAGCGCCGCGTGCTCTCGAATGCGGAAAAACTCTATGCCGCGTCCATGAGCGCCTACGATCTACTCTACGACGGCACAGGCTCAGCCGAGGCCACACTCCGCGCCGCACTGAAGCAGGTGGAGGAGCTGTCTCGCTACGACACGAAATTCACGGAGGCGGTGCAGCAGCTGACCTCGACGCTCGCGGTCGTGGAAGATGTAGGCGCAACCGTGCGCGATTACGCAGAAGGGATTCAGGCCTCGCCCGATCGCCTCGCTGAAATCGAGGACCGCCTTGCGGCGCTGGGTCGCCTGAAGCGCAAGTACGGAGCCACGCTCGCCGAGGTCATCGCCTACGGCGAAGAGGTGCGCCGCAGACTCGACGAGATCGAGAATCGCGACGAAATGCTCAAATCGCTCCGCGAAGAGCTGGCAGGCGAAGCGGCCGCCTATCGCAAGGCTGCGGCTGCCCTGCACCAGGAGCGCGCCGCCGCGGCAAAACAGCTCGAGAAACTCGCCGAAGCACAGATCAACGATCTCGCCATGCGCGTACGCTTCTCCATCGCCGTCACCGCCAACGAAAACGAGCCTGCCTGGTCCGCACACGGCTGGGACACGGTTGAATACCGCATTGCCACCAATGCCGGCGAGCCTCTGAAGCCGCTCGAAGAGATCGCCTCCGGCGGCGAAATGTCGCGTGTGCTGCTGGCGCTCAAGGTGAGCGTGGAAGAGGGTGCGGCACGCGGCAAGAAGAAGACCCAGGTGCCGCGCACACTGGTCTTCGACGAAATCGACATCGGCATCGGCGGCCGCGCCGCGGAAGCCGTCGGGCAGAAGCTCAAAGCGCTCTCGCGCGCGCAACAAGTGCTCTGCGTCACCCACCTCCCGCAGATTGCCGCCTTCGCCGACCAGCACTTTCTCATCGAAAAGAACGAAAAGCAGGGCCGCACGCGCACCTCGGTCCGGCTCATCGGCGATAAGGAGCGCACCGAGGAGATCGCCCGCATGCTCTCCGGCGCCAAACTCACCGACACCTCGATCAGGCACGCGGAACAAATGCTCAAAGCCAGCCGGGACTGA
- a CDS encoding M56 family metallopeptidase, protein MKSVESWILIYLVNSLWQVPLLLGAGWVAARLARRIGAAAEHAVWLCVVLLQTMLPALTMLPWEHIGQQEWQWLHRLMLWSGSNVRLGAAVTVEQGPGTILRGPHLSLTLLSTVLAVYTLAMAWFAARFLWSWWKLEGVRHDATPVELRDEAASAWALCTGRFEVTDATIAVSAKVYGPVALGGRRGWVLLPPGMLSDLPSSDLRAVLAHECAHLRRNDYLVNLLLQLVALPVSYHPLAALTRTRLAETREMVCDAMAAGIAGPKDYARSLLRLAALLLEGAPLPIPHAIGLFDANVLERRLMKLTAKRDEIRGSRRLAIVLTCATFGVGVCGSALALGMHGSTISAQSEDAAPTKTPKKIAVAPGVMAGNKINGTQPKYPEEAKKERIQGTVVLKAVIGKDGKIEGLKVVSGPKELQSSALDAVKDWTYKPYLLNGDPVQVETQIHVIYTLADGPAGPPPPPPPSSN, encoded by the coding sequence ATGAAGAGCGTGGAATCCTGGATTCTGATCTACCTCGTGAACTCGCTGTGGCAGGTGCCGCTGCTGCTCGGTGCAGGCTGGGTGGCGGCGCGGCTGGCGAGACGCATCGGAGCCGCGGCGGAGCATGCCGTCTGGTTGTGCGTGGTGCTCCTCCAGACCATGCTGCCGGCGCTGACCATGTTGCCCTGGGAGCATATCGGGCAGCAGGAGTGGCAGTGGCTGCATCGGCTGATGCTCTGGAGCGGCAGCAATGTGCGGCTTGGGGCAGCGGTCACGGTGGAGCAGGGGCCGGGGACCATCCTCAGAGGGCCTCACCTCTCGTTAACGCTGCTGTCTACGGTGCTGGCTGTCTATACGCTGGCGATGGCGTGGTTCGCGGCCCGTTTCCTCTGGAGCTGGTGGAAGCTGGAGGGTGTCCGCCATGATGCCACGCCCGTCGAGCTTAGAGACGAGGCGGCTTCGGCCTGGGCGCTCTGTACCGGTCGTTTCGAGGTTACAGACGCGACCATCGCGGTATCTGCGAAGGTCTACGGTCCGGTGGCGCTCGGCGGACGGCGCGGGTGGGTGCTTCTGCCTCCTGGAATGCTCTCTGATCTGCCATCAAGCGACCTTCGTGCGGTACTTGCGCACGAGTGTGCGCACCTGCGCCGCAACGATTACCTCGTGAACCTGCTTCTACAGCTGGTTGCGCTGCCGGTGAGCTATCACCCGCTCGCAGCTCTCACCCGGACGCGGCTTGCCGAGACCCGGGAGATGGTCTGCGATGCCATGGCCGCCGGGATTGCGGGGCCGAAGGATTACGCGCGATCGCTCCTGCGGCTGGCTGCCCTTCTGCTCGAAGGCGCACCGCTGCCTATCCCTCACGCCATCGGGCTCTTCGATGCCAACGTTCTCGAAAGGAGACTTATGAAATTGACAGCAAAGCGCGATGAGATCCGCGGATCGCGGCGGCTGGCCATTGTTCTCACCTGTGCAACATTTGGTGTCGGCGTGTGCGGATCGGCCCTGGCGCTGGGGATGCATGGGAGCACCATATCGGCGCAGAGCGAGGATGCGGCTCCGACGAAAACGCCGAAGAAGATTGCAGTTGCACCTGGTGTCATGGCCGGAAACAAGATCAACGGAACCCAGCCGAAGTATCCGGAAGAGGCAAAGAAGGAGAGGATTCAAGGCACAGTCGTGCTCAAGGCGGTTATCGGCAAGGATGGCAAGATCGAAGGCTTGAAAGTAGTATCAGGCCCGAAGGAACTGCAGTCGTCAGCCTTGGATGCTGTCAAGGACTGGACCTACAAGCCATATCTGCTCAACGGCGATCCGGTGCAAGTAGAAACCCAGATCCATGTGATCTATACCTTGGCTGATGGTCCTGCGGGGCCTCCGCCACCCCCACCGCCATCGAGCAACTAA
- a CDS encoding BlaI/MecI/CopY family transcriptional regulator: protein MTKEAKKAELTRLELRIMQVIWRLGASTVSAVQAELEPPLAYTTVQTMLNILERKGKLKRELEGRAYVYSARVTETKALGQSVRDLVDRMFGGSSEELVMSLLKNRQIDAKKLAELTEKFHRELDSEEEA from the coding sequence GTGACGAAAGAGGCAAAGAAGGCGGAGCTGACGCGGCTGGAGTTGAGGATCATGCAGGTGATCTGGCGGTTGGGCGCGAGCACGGTCAGTGCTGTGCAGGCGGAGCTCGAGCCGCCGCTGGCCTACACCACGGTGCAGACCATGCTGAACATTCTCGAGCGCAAGGGCAAGCTGAAGCGCGAGCTCGAGGGGCGCGCTTATGTGTATTCGGCGCGCGTGACCGAGACCAAGGCGCTGGGGCAGAGCGTGCGCGACCTGGTAGACCGCATGTTCGGCGGCTCGAGCGAAGAGCTGGTGATGAGCCTGCTCAAGAACCGGCAGATCGACGCGAAAAAGCTGGCCGAGCTGACAGAGAAGTTCCACCGCGAGCTGGACAGCGAGGAGGAAGCCTGA
- a CDS encoding YebC/PmpR family DNA-binding transcriptional regulator — MSGHSKWATIKHKKGALDAKRGKIFTRLIKEITIAARAGGGDPDGNPRLRTAIAAAKAENMPADNIKRGIQRGTGEIPGLQYEEISFEGYGPGGVAVIVDCTTDNRNRAVSEIRHAFSKNGGNLGEPNSVRFMFSKKGVIAIAKEAANEEQLMNIVLEAGGDDLNDEGENWEIITEPSAYEAVAQAVKDAKIETVMSEVTMIASTYTKLEGATAAQMLRLLDALEDHDDVQNVYSNFDMDANQLEEIAG; from the coding sequence ATGTCCGGCCATTCCAAATGGGCGACAATCAAGCATAAGAAGGGCGCACTGGACGCCAAGCGCGGCAAGATTTTTACCCGCCTGATCAAGGAAATCACCATCGCGGCACGCGCCGGCGGCGGCGACCCGGACGGCAATCCCCGTCTGCGCACCGCCATTGCCGCGGCCAAGGCCGAGAACATGCCGGCCGACAACATCAAGCGCGGTATCCAGCGCGGCACTGGTGAAATCCCCGGCCTGCAGTACGAGGAGATCTCCTTCGAGGGCTACGGTCCTGGCGGTGTAGCCGTCATTGTGGACTGCACCACCGACAACCGTAACCGCGCGGTAAGCGAAATCCGCCATGCCTTCTCGAAGAACGGCGGCAACCTGGGCGAGCCGAACTCGGTGCGCTTCATGTTCTCGAAGAAGGGCGTCATCGCCATCGCCAAGGAAGCGGCGAACGAAGAGCAGCTGATGAACATCGTGCTCGAGGCCGGCGGCGACGACCTGAACGACGAAGGCGAAAACTGGGAGATCATCACCGAGCCCTCGGCGTATGAAGCGGTGGCGCAGGCGGTGAAGGATGCCAAGATCGAAACTGTGATGTCCGAGGTGACCATGATTGCCTCGACCTACACCAAGCTCGAAGGCGCAACCGCTGCCCAGATGCTTCGCCTGCTCGACGCACTCGAAGATCACGACGATGTGCAGAATGTCTACTCGAACTTCGATATGGACGCCAACCAGCTCGAAGAGATCGCAGGCTAA
- a CDS encoding acyloxyacyl hydrolase — protein sequence MQWMCALGAALLAATTLNAQTSTPQSQTQSQILANDAPAKAALASRPWEFGPFLQGGIGEGDRDDFKFLSGGVRLGKVITDPHLGSIFRGQFEYAGEIMPYWQAFTPAPHTQLTKVYSQTGQYLYSAYLPYGGGTYTGVSITPIILRWNFTPTRKFAPWVQGAGGLIYTTHKFPPDILVEHGQPGGTSVFNFTPQFGVGFHYFVKPGQAIDFAANAIHISSASLGDRNPGVNASVQFQIGYSWWKK from the coding sequence ATGCAATGGATGTGTGCCCTGGGTGCAGCGCTGCTGGCTGCGACCACGCTGAACGCGCAGACTTCGACACCCCAGAGCCAGACGCAGAGCCAGATCCTGGCCAACGATGCGCCGGCAAAGGCAGCCCTGGCTTCGCGGCCCTGGGAATTCGGCCCCTTCCTGCAGGGCGGCATCGGCGAAGGCGACCGCGACGACTTCAAGTTCCTCTCCGGAGGCGTGCGTCTGGGCAAGGTCATCACCGACCCGCATCTGGGCAGCATCTTCCGCGGCCAGTTTGAATACGCCGGCGAGATCATGCCCTACTGGCAGGCCTTCACTCCCGCGCCGCACACCCAGCTGACCAAGGTCTACAGCCAGACGGGCCAGTATCTCTATTCCGCCTACCTGCCCTACGGCGGCGGCACCTACACCGGTGTCAGCATCACGCCCATCATCCTGCGCTGGAATTTCACCCCGACGAGAAAGTTCGCTCCCTGGGTTCAGGGCGCCGGCGGCCTGATCTACACCACGCACAAGTTTCCGCCGGACATTCTGGTTGAGCATGGCCAGCCGGGCGGCACGAGCGTCTTTAACTTCACGCCGCAGTTTGGCGTCGGCTTCCACTATTTTGTGAAGCCAGGCCAAGCCATTGACTTCGCCGCGAACGCGATTCATATTTCGAGCGCCTCTCTTGGCGACCGCAACCCCGGAGTGAATGCCAGCGTGCAGTTCCAGATTGGCTATTCCTGGTGGAAGAAGTAA
- the ftcD gene encoding glutamate formimidoyltransferase: MPEPLIECVPNFSEGQRPKIVEAIVAAMQVEGVSLLDYSLDADHNRSVVTIVGPPAAVVESAVRGAGKAAQLIDLTQQEGVHPRIGAADVIPFVPVQGISLEQCVLFARQAGRQLWDRYGIPVYYYEAAAARPDRALLEDVRRGQFEGLRDTVRKETARQPDVGGPDLHPTAGASAVGARRFLIAYNLYLNTADVAKARAIAREIRASGGGLTGVKAMGVLAHGEAQISMNITDFRQTPVSEVYAAVRDKAARFGVEINRGELIGLIPEAAAEQESEWMRLFHEFDPEEKILERKLEHPRPWPGPTKGSRV; encoded by the coding sequence ATGCCTGAGCCCCTGATCGAATGTGTTCCGAACTTCTCCGAAGGCCAGCGGCCGAAGATCGTTGAGGCGATCGTCGCAGCCATGCAGGTGGAGGGCGTTTCCCTGCTCGACTACTCGCTGGATGCAGATCACAACCGTTCGGTCGTCACCATCGTCGGACCGCCGGCGGCAGTCGTCGAATCGGCAGTACGCGGAGCGGGCAAGGCAGCGCAGCTCATCGATCTCACGCAGCAGGAAGGCGTCCATCCCCGTATTGGTGCCGCAGACGTTATCCCGTTCGTGCCCGTACAGGGAATCTCCCTCGAGCAATGTGTCCTTTTCGCCCGGCAGGCTGGCCGCCAGCTCTGGGACCGTTATGGCATCCCTGTCTACTACTACGAAGCAGCGGCTGCACGGCCGGACCGCGCCCTGCTCGAAGATGTCCGCCGTGGCCAGTTTGAGGGACTGCGGGACACCGTGCGCAAGGAAACGGCGCGCCAGCCTGATGTAGGCGGCCCGGATCTGCACCCAACGGCCGGGGCTTCGGCAGTCGGAGCGCGACGCTTCCTGATTGCCTATAACCTCTATCTGAATACCGCCGATGTGGCCAAGGCGCGCGCCATTGCCCGAGAAATTCGTGCCTCCGGCGGTGGCCTGACCGGGGTAAAAGCCATGGGAGTACTGGCACACGGCGAAGCCCAGATCTCCATGAATATCACTGACTTCCGCCAGACTCCGGTCAGCGAGGTCTACGCGGCGGTGCGCGACAAAGCGGCCCGCTTCGGGGTTGAGATTAACCGTGGCGAACTGATTGGTCTGATCCCGGAAGCCGCAGCTGAGCAGGAAAGCGAATGGATGCGTCTTTTCCATGAGTTCGATCCGGAAGAGAAGATTCTGGAACGCAAACTGGAACATCCTCGACCGTGGCCGGGACCAACAAAAGGCTCACGAGTCTAA